The Erythrobacter sp. Alg231-14 genome has a segment encoding these proteins:
- a CDS encoding O-antigen ligase family protein has product MPNYRPAPARSQSLTPIYLAATLVYLLFIPEQFNVRAAGLLLSPYRIFMFGATIYLLFNTIGGRYRPAWPDLFVGLSVFWIWIASFVTSGSITTTLAQGGSHTLDIAFAYLVARASIQTPKDLRLLLVLIAPGLAVIGFVLVQEAVTHVRFVQPIAASLTGAPELLRDDVRLGFLRGAGPFPHPILAGIFMASFLALYLTSGLRGWPKYLGIAAACTAFFSMSSAALLGLLAGAAFLSYQWLTEKVVNLTWQLLLSAGAAFYIVIELTSNSGFYNLLIRYASLNTATAYNRVLIWDFGTENIKQHPWFGIGYDDWVRPDWMHSGSFDHFWLIMALRFGIPASIFLLVMVVAGVTLLSRTSVLLPLADRRLLRGVAISFGVFAMGLNSVSIWLTVLVWFFMLAGIAVSLGLYRPPPPTRYVYRPNGSGPPQGGEQQGGRPTGVPVQAGRPQRRVQQGYAARPGSRPMRPAPTADNSPAE; this is encoded by the coding sequence ATGCCGAATTATAGGCCTGCGCCTGCACGGTCGCAAAGTCTGACGCCGATCTATCTTGCCGCGACCCTTGTTTACCTGCTTTTTATCCCGGAACAATTCAACGTCCGGGCCGCTGGCCTCTTGCTGTCGCCGTATCGAATTTTCATGTTTGGCGCGACGATCTATCTACTCTTCAATACAATCGGCGGTCGGTATCGACCGGCATGGCCTGATCTCTTTGTTGGCCTTTCCGTGTTTTGGATTTGGATTGCGTCGTTTGTAACGAGCGGTTCGATCACGACGACCCTTGCGCAAGGTGGCTCGCACACTCTGGATATCGCATTCGCCTATTTGGTGGCGCGGGCTTCGATTCAGACGCCCAAAGATTTGAGGTTGCTGCTAGTTTTGATTGCTCCGGGGCTGGCCGTGATTGGCTTTGTTCTTGTGCAAGAGGCTGTGACGCATGTCCGATTTGTCCAGCCAATAGCGGCGAGCCTTACGGGCGCACCTGAGCTTTTGAGAGACGATGTTCGATTGGGCTTTTTGCGTGGTGCAGGGCCGTTTCCTCATCCCATTCTTGCCGGTATTTTCATGGCAAGCTTTCTGGCGCTTTATCTAACCTCCGGACTCCGTGGCTGGCCCAAATATTTGGGAATTGCGGCGGCGTGCACGGCGTTCTTTTCTATGAGCTCGGCGGCCCTCTTGGGCCTTTTGGCGGGCGCGGCGTTCTTGTCTTATCAGTGGCTGACAGAGAAGGTTGTTAATTTGACATGGCAGTTGCTGCTGTCTGCTGGCGCTGCTTTTTACATCGTCATTGAATTGACCAGCAACTCCGGCTTCTACAACCTTTTGATCCGGTATGCCTCGCTCAACACAGCAACAGCGTACAACCGCGTTCTCATTTGGGATTTTGGAACCGAGAACATCAAGCAACACCCATGGTTTGGTATTGGTTACGATGATTGGGTTCGCCCAGATTGGATGCACTCGGGGTCATTCGACCACTTTTGGCTAATCATGGCTCTGCGATTTGGTATCCCTGCGTCAATCTTCTTGTTGGTCATGGTTGTCGCAGGTGTCACGCTGCTCTCAAGGACATCGGTGTTGCTGCCGCTTGCCGATCGCCGCTTGTTGAGGGGTGTGGCAATTTCTTTCGGTGTTTTCGCCATGGGACTTAACTCCGTTTCGATCTGGCTAACCGTCTTGGTTTGGTTCTTCATGCTGGCCGGAATTGCCGTGAGCCTTGGCCTTTACCGACCCCCGCCGCCGACACGCTATGTGTATCGTCCAAACGGATCGGGGCCACCGCAAGGCGGTGAGCAACAAGGTGGTCGTCCCACCGGTGTGCCAGTGCAAGCCGGACGACCTCAGCGCAGAGTACAGCAAGGGTATGCGGCACGCCCTGGTTCGCGACCAATGCGGCCCGCACCGACGGCTGATAAT
- a CDS encoding glycosyltransferase, with product MQQRPPSDAVDQSGRHASSDVDPILGVAIAAFKSEDIIAGCLDSLLACKSDVERVVITDNDSPDNTRATIRQWAKENSEAVTFEEGDVGSLTGSKSWLVLLNSDVNGGFAYATNRSIEVLQADPAINLFWVLNPDCRAARDTASQYIEQGRDQNFSLMGGRTVFEEHRDMVQTDGGRVSRWTGVCASVNWGEKIKTAKFPPNNSLDFITGANCVASRRFLDEVGLMEEDYFLYYEEVDWAFRRKNLPLKTVPSATVWHYGGTAIGTGSVGRRPSPFSNYFNYRNRIRFMKRFNRMGLPVALIFASLKAVQLVLLGAGKEARALIAGMLGMAPPSDVAEILSPDAQQVAFGKDK from the coding sequence ATGCAGCAACGCCCCCCTTCCGATGCAGTGGACCAATCGGGTCGACACGCGAGCAGTGACGTCGATCCTATTTTGGGTGTCGCCATCGCCGCGTTCAAATCAGAGGACATTATTGCGGGATGTCTGGACAGTTTGCTGGCCTGTAAATCCGATGTTGAAAGAGTTGTCATCACCGACAATGACAGCCCCGACAACACTCGCGCCACCATCCGACAGTGGGCAAAGGAAAACAGCGAGGCGGTCACATTTGAAGAAGGCGATGTAGGCAGTTTGACCGGTTCAAAGAGCTGGTTGGTCCTACTCAATTCGGATGTTAACGGCGGTTTTGCCTATGCAACAAACCGCAGCATCGAAGTGTTGCAAGCGGACCCCGCGATCAATCTTTTCTGGGTTCTAAATCCCGATTGCCGTGCGGCGCGCGACACGGCCTCTCAATACATCGAACAGGGGCGGGATCAGAATTTCTCTCTGATGGGGGGTCGAACGGTGTTCGAAGAGCACCGTGACATGGTGCAGACGGATGGCGGGCGTGTGTCGCGATGGACCGGCGTTTGTGCCTCGGTCAACTGGGGCGAGAAGATCAAAACGGCAAAGTTTCCTCCAAACAATTCCTTGGATTTCATCACAGGGGCAAACTGTGTCGCCTCACGTCGGTTCCTCGACGAAGTGGGGCTGATGGAGGAAGACTACTTTCTCTATTATGAGGAAGTTGATTGGGCGTTCCGGCGCAAGAACTTACCGCTAAAGACAGTGCCTAGCGCAACGGTGTGGCATTATGGTGGAACGGCCATCGGGACAGGGTCCGTCGGACGGCGCCCCTCCCCATTTTCGAACTATTTCAACTATCGAAACCGCATCCGTTTCATGAAACGTTTCAATCGAATGGGTTTGCCAGTGGCCCTTATCTTTGCGTCGCTAAAGGCGGTTCAACTTGTGCTGCTCGGTGCGGGGAAAGAAGCGCGTGCGCTCATAGCTGGCATGTTGGGCATGGCGCCTCCATCTGATGTTGCAGAGATTTTGTCACCTGACGCGCAACAAGTCGCATTCGGGAAGGATAAGTGA
- a CDS encoding polysaccharide deacetylase family protein, which translates to MIVLNFHGLGSPHDGIPDDERRYWLSFDEFDDLLGRIWSDFNPANFAFTFDDGNHSDLIAADKLAEKGVTGRFFALAGRLNADHYLSSKDLQKLKADGMIVGLHGRDHIDWRACDQETMKSEVTDARSELETALGASIDEVAIPFGRYNRSVAKLLKAAGFLHIHTSDGGYANATSRFWNRNTLRSDMPEMELSNILNGRWTASDRLRRNLAGFAKRNLV; encoded by the coding sequence ATGATTGTCCTGAATTTTCACGGACTGGGCTCACCTCACGATGGCATCCCCGATGATGAACGTCGCTATTGGTTGAGCTTTGACGAGTTTGATGACTTGCTCGGTCGAATTTGGTCAGACTTCAATCCGGCCAATTTTGCGTTCACGTTTGACGATGGAAACCATTCAGATTTGATCGCTGCTGATAAGCTTGCCGAAAAGGGTGTGACAGGCAGGTTTTTCGCGCTCGCCGGGCGTTTGAATGCGGATCACTACCTTTCGTCGAAGGATCTCCAGAAGCTTAAAGCAGACGGCATGATCGTTGGTTTGCACGGGCGCGATCATATCGATTGGAGGGCCTGTGATCAGGAGACAATGAAGAGCGAAGTCACAGATGCACGGTCAGAATTGGAGACCGCTTTGGGTGCTTCGATCGACGAGGTTGCTATCCCATTTGGGCGTTACAATCGGTCTGTGGCCAAATTGCTCAAAGCCGCAGGGTTCCTTCATATTCACACCAGCGACGGTGGCTACGCTAATGCAACATCAAGGTTCTGGAATCGCAACACACTGCGCAGCGATATGCCGGAAATGGAATTGTCCAACATTCTGAATGGGCGTTGGACCGCGTCTGATAGGCTGCGTCGCAATTTGGCCGGTTTTGCCAAAAGGAATTTGGTTTAA
- a CDS encoding HAD-IIIC family phosphatase, with protein sequence MFLFDNLSGQSKAIAPAEMMKSDRASVKARSLLSWEEHCVECAAPACYSTCDLYDPTPNGKCRRFDGGIVELRAKERSLAHIKFKKWGKLEARGNATPVASKQLAKLEGRLDWTNRVLNWIGSGLGRIAATKSHANLAERLLRKVNARMVNALRTDRTLPEGFAAEIFVPNDEAIQLQLAIIVDQTRLPRPIAMADQPRSVRAVWNAEPGRNEFWIAREDFAPIIDSGLPFLVQLTSFDERTPEIIVGTLDFVWKEQALSTAEAANSAMAVQRPAENAALPKVKCVVFDLDNTLWDGVLLEGDVTLRPDVKELFEWLDERGILISIASKNAESDALDQLREEGLDHLLLHPQIGWEPKSITVARIASMIDIGTDTLLFVDDNPFERAQVAEAVPSIEAVPDTILPDLRDHPRLSGGVTPESKNRRAMYQQAAVREQAAEEFSDYHRFLADCQIVLEIRPDQESDFERIAELVQRTNQLNFSGRKYDREAITGILSDPDQARFVVVASDRFGSYGTVGFCLASHDGKTITIDDFMLSCRVQGKYVEQALFAYLTEYFAPAIQGDAAASGIDHATNMTVNFQPTARNAAALKVLETLEFVPSESGGFEREITPGVFTVDFMTINA encoded by the coding sequence ATGTTCCTTTTTGACAATCTGAGCGGTCAATCCAAGGCAATTGCCCCAGCCGAAATGATGAAGTCAGATCGCGCGTCGGTTAAAGCGCGCTCGCTTTTGAGCTGGGAAGAGCACTGTGTCGAATGCGCTGCACCGGCATGCTATAGTACATGCGATCTTTATGACCCTACGCCAAATGGGAAGTGTCGCCGATTTGATGGTGGTATTGTTGAATTGCGCGCCAAAGAACGATCTTTGGCACACATCAAATTCAAGAAATGGGGCAAGCTGGAAGCCCGCGGAAATGCGACTCCTGTTGCGAGTAAACAACTGGCCAAGTTGGAAGGTCGCTTGGACTGGACCAATCGGGTCTTAAACTGGATAGGTTCTGGGCTTGGCAGGATTGCCGCTACCAAATCGCACGCAAATCTGGCCGAAAGACTGCTTCGCAAAGTGAATGCGCGGATGGTCAACGCATTGCGCACGGATAGGACGTTGCCAGAGGGATTTGCGGCAGAGATTTTCGTTCCGAACGACGAAGCAATCCAATTGCAACTGGCGATCATTGTAGATCAGACCCGATTGCCTCGACCAATTGCAATGGCCGATCAACCGCGGTCGGTAAGAGCTGTTTGGAATGCTGAACCAGGCCGCAACGAATTCTGGATTGCGCGGGAAGATTTCGCGCCAATAATCGATTCCGGTCTGCCCTTTCTGGTTCAGTTGACGAGCTTTGACGAACGCACCCCCGAGATCATTGTTGGTACGCTTGATTTCGTTTGGAAAGAACAAGCGCTTTCGACAGCAGAGGCGGCAAACTCGGCCATGGCTGTCCAGCGGCCAGCGGAAAACGCCGCCCTGCCAAAGGTGAAATGTGTCGTTTTCGATCTAGACAACACTTTGTGGGACGGCGTCCTATTGGAGGGGGACGTCACTTTGCGCCCGGACGTCAAAGAGCTTTTCGAATGGCTCGATGAACGTGGCATTCTGATTTCGATTGCAAGCAAGAATGCGGAAAGTGACGCGCTGGATCAGCTAAGAGAAGAAGGGCTCGACCATCTTCTGTTGCATCCGCAAATTGGCTGGGAACCTAAATCTATCACCGTTGCCCGCATCGCATCGATGATCGACATAGGGACCGATACGCTGTTGTTTGTCGACGACAATCCATTCGAACGGGCGCAAGTTGCCGAGGCTGTCCCTTCGATTGAGGCAGTGCCCGATACGATATTGCCGGACCTGCGGGATCACCCACGCCTATCGGGCGGAGTGACTCCGGAATCGAAGAATCGCAGAGCGATGTATCAACAAGCCGCAGTGCGCGAGCAGGCTGCTGAAGAGTTCTCAGATTATCATCGATTCCTCGCCGATTGTCAGATCGTCCTTGAGATTCGTCCCGATCAGGAAAGTGATTTTGAGCGGATCGCTGAATTGGTCCAACGCACCAATCAATTGAATTTTTCTGGCCGCAAATATGATCGCGAAGCCATCACCGGTATATTGAGTGACCCAGATCAGGCACGCTTCGTCGTTGTCGCAAGCGATCGCTTCGGCAGTTATGGAACGGTTGGATTTTGTTTGGCGTCGCATGACGGTAAGACGATCACGATCGACGACTTCATGCTGTCCTGTCGCGTTCAAGGGAAATATGTTGAGCAAGCCTTGTTCGCATATCTCACCGAATACTTTGCCCCCGCCATTCAGGGTGACGCTGCTGCGAGCGGCATTGATCATGCAACCAATATGACCGTCAATTTTCAACCGACGGCCCGCAACGCTGCCGCGCTCAAGGTTCTGGAGACATTGGAATTCGTTCCGTCGGAATCGGGAGGCTTTGAGCGTGAAATCACACCAGGTGTGTTCACAGTGGATTTCATGACCATCAACGCATAG
- a CDS encoding spike base protein, RCAP_Rcc01079 family: MTDPFGSTSDSVTAPARQAFAITPDDNAELSTFAKAIYVGRGGDVMLRAVGSESDVTFVNVGGGTILDVRCRAIRVTGTTAAEIVGLA, from the coding sequence ATGACTGATCCATTCGGCTCAACAAGCGACAGTGTAACAGCACCGGCAAGGCAAGCGTTTGCCATCACTCCGGATGACAATGCCGAACTTTCGACTTTTGCAAAGGCGATTTACGTCGGTCGGGGCGGTGATGTGATGTTGCGTGCGGTGGGCTCCGAAAGTGACGTAACCTTCGTCAATGTAGGCGGGGGCACCATCCTAGACGTGCGATGCCGCGCCATTCGGGTGACCGGCACCACCGCAGCAGAAATTGTTGGTTTGGCCTGA
- a CDS encoding oligosaccharide flippase family protein: MVQTEKSGDEAQSGAGGLRGKLTSLVQAGFKQYRSQFVALFVRGLSVLAGFSVTYMIGRNFGAAVTGQYALITQTAMFLGVVGLFGLDVSVVRHLSRAVAEEKKLAFAVFARIMAISWGMLALVIVIMWLGGEPAWRLFFGDVVDRSLLLILVLMLIGRGSAQLIGGLLRSQHRFALGIAVVALFTPLATAFALATGIATSLEDALWATTIGALSATAIGIIAVFSHVSNASEALFVPVKSLISSSLPLWGAGLALVLGEWYGLAVAAQVLGAAEAGFYRVSFQLSGALMMLSVTLFSVYSAQISTAFHAGRRDEAAKLAQSAVRLSVALAVPTAILLIVGGRFLLGLIGPQFLEALPVLWTLVIGQMLIALTGPSGLVLAMSGNEKLNLIISLTGTGALLVLAPIAAYHTGLVGLAICISTILVCRNLAAYAFVKLRLGINIWAGTAR; encoded by the coding sequence ATGGTTCAGACTGAAAAATCAGGTGACGAGGCTCAAAGCGGAGCAGGCGGCTTGCGCGGAAAGCTCACGTCTTTGGTGCAAGCCGGCTTCAAACAATATCGCAGCCAGTTCGTCGCCTTGTTTGTGCGCGGCCTCAGCGTGTTGGCTGGATTTTCCGTTACATACATGATTGGCCGAAACTTCGGCGCTGCGGTCACGGGGCAATACGCCCTCATCACACAGACCGCGATGTTCCTTGGTGTTGTCGGGCTCTTTGGTTTGGATGTGAGCGTGGTCAGGCATCTGTCACGAGCAGTGGCAGAGGAAAAGAAGCTCGCCTTTGCGGTGTTTGCTCGCATCATGGCGATCAGTTGGGGGATGCTTGCGCTGGTCATTGTCATAATGTGGCTTGGCGGCGAACCCGCGTGGCGACTCTTCTTTGGAGATGTCGTTGATCGCAGTTTGCTTTTGATTCTCGTCTTGATGTTAATTGGTAGAGGCAGCGCGCAGTTGATCGGCGGCCTCCTTAGATCACAACACAGGTTCGCATTAGGCATTGCTGTCGTTGCGCTGTTCACACCACTCGCAACGGCCTTTGCTTTGGCCACCGGTATCGCGACAAGTTTGGAAGACGCGCTTTGGGCAACGACTATCGGCGCTTTATCCGCAACCGCCATCGGGATCATCGCGGTGTTTTCGCATGTCTCGAACGCTAGCGAAGCTCTGTTCGTGCCCGTGAAGTCGCTTATTTCATCCTCACTCCCGCTTTGGGGGGCGGGATTGGCGCTGGTTCTTGGTGAGTGGTACGGCCTTGCCGTCGCCGCGCAGGTCTTGGGAGCGGCGGAGGCTGGATTTTATCGAGTCAGCTTTCAGCTATCGGGCGCGCTGATGATGCTCTCCGTCACTCTATTCTCAGTCTATTCCGCGCAAATCAGCACGGCATTTCACGCCGGACGTCGGGACGAAGCAGCGAAATTGGCCCAGTCCGCCGTGCGTTTGAGTGTGGCACTGGCGGTTCCGACGGCGATCCTATTGATTGTAGGAGGTCGCTTTCTGCTGGGCCTTATCGGCCCACAGTTCCTCGAAGCACTTCCCGTCTTATGGACTCTCGTCATTGGGCAAATGCTCATCGCGCTAACCGGGCCCAGCGGGCTCGTACTGGCGATGTCAGGCAACGAAAAGTTGAATTTGATAATTTCTTTGACGGGGACTGGGGCGTTGCTGGTTCTTGCGCCAATCGCTGCGTATCATACTGGCCTTGTGGGGCTAGCGATTTGCATCTCGACTATACTGGTTTGCCGGAACCTTGCCGCCTATGCGTTCGTCAAATTAAGGTTGGGCATCAACATTTGGGCTGGGACTGCCCGATAG
- a CDS encoding acyltransferase family protein, translated as MSSAASNTKMIDHLAGRDNNLNLIRVIAASAVLVSHAFPIALGAGAVEPFDHIAGKSLGWLAVAIFFSLSGLLIANSFDRGNGWARFVVARALRLFPALVVVLSLTVIVGAAFTTLPILAYFGSTETLSYIPRNLSLAFLQYPLPGVFDSNIYPNAINGSLWTLFYEVGCYTLLFIAGVMGVLRYKWLVSALVATLGLAFIYCLFIEPPAGPIAMRIYTLISLGFPFSLGVLVFVWRAKFAFDGRTALILWVVCAFALNTVLTPFFFLIALTYSVGWFGFVPKGHWLRYNRVGDYSYGIYIYAFPVQQMMSALFPDAGPYGNMALSIPPTFILAILSWHLIEERALAQIKPLAAKLQKAPPKPASV; from the coding sequence ATGAGCAGCGCGGCGTCGAACACCAAAATGATCGACCATTTGGCCGGTCGGGACAACAATCTGAATTTGATTCGGGTGATCGCGGCGAGCGCCGTTTTAGTCTCTCACGCTTTTCCGATCGCACTTGGAGCTGGCGCCGTAGAACCATTTGATCACATCGCGGGAAAATCGCTGGGATGGCTTGCGGTCGCAATATTCTTTTCGCTTTCGGGCCTATTGATCGCCAACAGTTTTGATCGCGGAAACGGTTGGGCCCGATTTGTGGTGGCGCGCGCTCTGCGTCTTTTTCCCGCGCTTGTCGTTGTCCTGTCCCTCACAGTTATCGTTGGTGCGGCGTTCACGACATTGCCAATTCTCGCTTATTTTGGCTCGACTGAGACGCTATCTTACATCCCTCGGAATTTGAGCCTGGCCTTTTTGCAGTATCCGCTACCGGGCGTCTTTGATTCAAACATTTATCCAAACGCAATCAACGGCAGCCTGTGGACGTTGTTCTACGAGGTGGGCTGTTACACGCTGCTGTTTATCGCAGGGGTCATGGGCGTTCTGCGATACAAATGGTTGGTCTCCGCGTTGGTCGCGACGTTGGGGCTAGCGTTCATCTATTGCTTGTTCATTGAGCCACCGGCGGGGCCGATCGCAATGCGGATTTACACGCTCATTTCGCTCGGCTTCCCATTCTCATTGGGTGTGCTGGTGTTTGTTTGGCGTGCGAAGTTTGCCTTTGATGGGCGCACCGCGCTGATCCTTTGGGTGGTGTGCGCGTTTGCTTTGAACACGGTGTTGACCCCCTTCTTCTTCCTGATCGCGCTAACCTATTCCGTTGGATGGTTTGGATTTGTTCCAAAGGGACATTGGCTCCGCTACAACAGGGTCGGAGACTATTCCTACGGAATATACATTTACGCATTTCCGGTTCAGCAGATGATGTCTGCCTTATTCCCGGATGCGGGCCCATATGGGAATATGGCGCTGTCCATCCCTCCAACATTCATTTTGGCGATATTGTCATGGCATTTGATCGAAGAGCGCGCCTTGGCGCAGATCAAACCTTTGGCGGCCAAACTTCAGAAAGCACCGCCCAAACCGGCCTCAGTCTAA
- a CDS encoding Coenzyme F420 hydrogenase/dehydrogenase, beta subunit C-terminal domain produces MLDIDTIKDRGLCSGCGLCAGIGASDDSAIVMQESSEGFRRPTKVRTIDADQARLIDATCPGVNIRHDPSEFDAPYHPNWGPLAAARLGWSSDPELRQNASSGGGLSAILNHLLDSGEIDYVVQTVVSPASPIRNAVTISSKSDEVFHAAGSRYAPSSPLEDIGARLDAPGRFAFVGKPCDVAALRQLARHDRRVDDKVAFMLAFMCGGVPSYRGTTQLLREMGVDNEDDVTAFRYRGDGWPGFATAELSGGRRLQMDYDTSWGRILNRHLQFRCKICPDGIGEFADITCADGWHLDDNDQPMFDERDGRTIILTRTQKGEALVRRAVDGGSLVAQSIEPDEIRKMQPYQAKRKGLVATRLAAMAVAGRARPSYDNLLLIQNLKSLPVKEGLKSFLGTLRRLVTSQKAQN; encoded by the coding sequence ATGCTTGATATCGACACGATCAAAGATCGGGGACTTTGTTCGGGATGCGGTCTGTGTGCGGGCATTGGCGCGTCGGATGATTCCGCGATTGTAATGCAGGAATCCTCCGAAGGATTTCGACGGCCAACAAAAGTTAGAACCATCGACGCCGATCAAGCGCGATTGATCGATGCGACCTGCCCCGGAGTGAATATTCGGCACGATCCGTCAGAGTTTGACGCACCGTACCACCCAAATTGGGGACCACTCGCCGCCGCAAGATTGGGCTGGAGCAGCGATCCAGAATTGCGTCAGAATGCCTCTTCTGGTGGCGGACTCTCCGCGATCCTCAATCACCTGCTCGACAGCGGCGAAATCGATTATGTGGTGCAAACCGTCGTCTCTCCGGCGTCGCCTATTCGCAATGCGGTGACAATCAGTTCTAAGAGCGATGAGGTCTTTCACGCTGCGGGTTCGCGATACGCGCCTTCGTCACCGCTTGAAGATATTGGGGCGCGGTTGGATGCTCCGGGACGTTTCGCGTTTGTGGGTAAGCCGTGTGACGTGGCCGCATTGCGCCAACTTGCGCGCCATGACCGGCGTGTAGACGACAAAGTGGCCTTTATGCTCGCCTTTATGTGCGGAGGTGTGCCGAGTTATCGAGGGACCACGCAATTGCTCCGCGAAATGGGCGTCGACAACGAAGATGATGTGACGGCGTTTCGGTATCGTGGTGATGGATGGCCCGGATTTGCCACTGCCGAATTGAGCGGTGGTCGTCGATTGCAAATGGATTACGACACCAGTTGGGGGCGTATCCTTAATCGGCATCTTCAATTCCGCTGCAAGATTTGCCCTGACGGTATTGGCGAATTTGCAGACATCACATGCGCCGATGGCTGGCATCTTGATGACAATGATCAACCGATGTTTGACGAACGCGATGGCCGCACCATCATCCTAACTCGCACACAAAAAGGCGAAGCATTGGTGCGCCGCGCGGTTGATGGAGGCTCGCTTGTCGCTCAATCGATAGAGCCTGACGAAATACGCAAAATGCAGCCGTATCAGGCGAAGCGAAAAGGGTTGGTTGCAACCCGGCTCGCAGCCATGGCTGTCGCTGGAAGAGCGCGACCCAGCTATGATAATCTATTGCTGATCCAAAACCTTAAATCGTTGCCGGTAAAAGAAGGACTCAAGAGCTTTCTTGGGACTTTGCGTCGGCTGGTGACATCGCAAAAGGCGCAGAATTGA
- a CDS encoding polysaccharide pyruvyl transferase family protein, producing the protein MTDKPLHIGLLWHSFLNENLGVGALSVANANLIGAAVEKAGRRPVFHLTGARGAFDYSHEIAFENHYENVGYKALANPFSNLHRTFRRCDIVFDIGGGDSFSDIYAARRYWLIIASKIAAKLAGPALVLSPQTIGPYYSAPARSAAVGVMNMTDQIFARDEPSFKILKDLGQGHRSSLTTDVAFALPFQAAPDKEGRDLANGPIKVGINVSALMYRRDLATGDRIKLTVDYPVLIDRILERLSSDPRVELHLVPHVLAAATPYEDDYAVSEVLKERYPDAKLPARFSGPSEAKSYIANLDLFAGSRMHATIAALSSGTAVVPLGYSRKFSGLFGSLGYDWNSDLTSDDDETVYARFEAALNDVPAIRSEAVAANAEAQRRLKAYTTFLDQKIAERVAADA; encoded by the coding sequence ATGACCGACAAACCCCTGCATATCGGCCTGTTGTGGCATTCGTTCTTGAATGAGAATCTTGGTGTTGGTGCGCTTTCGGTGGCGAACGCTAATCTGATTGGCGCGGCCGTGGAGAAGGCCGGTCGTCGCCCGGTCTTTCACTTAACCGGTGCACGCGGTGCCTTCGATTACAGCCACGAGATCGCGTTTGAAAACCACTATGAAAATGTCGGCTACAAAGCATTGGCCAACCCATTCTCAAATTTGCACAGAACATTCCGACGCTGCGATATTGTGTTCGACATTGGTGGGGGCGATAGCTTCTCTGACATCTACGCGGCGCGCCGATATTGGTTGATTATCGCGTCCAAGATCGCGGCCAAGTTGGCCGGACCAGCCTTGGTTTTGAGCCCGCAGACAATTGGTCCATACTATTCTGCCCCTGCACGCAGCGCTGCGGTTGGCGTGATGAATATGACCGACCAAATTTTCGCCCGGGACGAACCATCGTTCAAGATTTTGAAGGATCTTGGGCAAGGGCACCGATCATCGCTAACCACCGATGTGGCATTCGCGCTGCCGTTTCAGGCCGCGCCGGACAAGGAAGGGCGTGACCTTGCGAATGGACCGATCAAGGTCGGCATTAACGTCTCTGCATTGATGTATCGCCGCGATTTGGCGACCGGTGATCGGATTAAACTGACGGTTGATTATCCGGTTTTGATCGATCGGATTCTTGAGCGATTGTCGTCGGACCCACGCGTAGAATTGCACCTTGTCCCCCACGTTTTGGCTGCGGCTACTCCGTACGAAGACGATTATGCGGTCTCTGAGGTTTTGAAGGAGCGATATCCCGACGCGAAATTGCCGGCTCGTTTCAGCGGTCCGTCCGAAGCAAAAAGCTACATCGCAAATCTGGACCTTTTCGCCGGTAGCCGGATGCACGCGACCATTGCTGCCCTGTCGTCGGGTACCGCGGTCGTTCCCCTGGGATACAGCCGCAAATTTAGTGGGCTGTTCGGGTCATTGGGCTATGATTGGAATTCTGACCTGACCTCAGATGACGATGAGACCGTCTATGCAAGGTTTGAGGCCGCATTGAATGATGTGCCGGCGATCCGATCCGAAGCGGTGGCTGCGAATGCAGAAGCGCAACGGCGGTTGAAAGCCTACACGACTTTCCTTGATCAAAAGATCGCCGAACGCGTTGCCGCCGATGCTTGA